The Moorena producens PAL-8-15-08-1 genomic interval ATTGTGTGCTTCCCTACGACTTTGACATTGATTGGAAGAAATACTGTGTTTGGATCAAGGAGAATGAACTTCATTTAATTGGCGATAAAATTGCTGAGTTTCACGACAATCTATCATCCCGGGAATTTGTAGATTTACAGTATGAGTGTCGGCGGATTTGGAAAGAACGAGTATCTCCAGAAGGGTTCTTTAGTAATTTCCACCGTCATCTGCCTATAACAAAGGGAACAAGGAATAGGGAACAGGCAACAGTAGGGTGCATTTGATAGTTGTAAAAAAGAAGGGAAATTTGGAGGGGTGCATCTCATATTGGAAAATCTTGCGTAGGGTGCGCGTAGCGCATATGCTTAGGATTGACTTTGTTACCCAAAAGTTAATTAACTGTGCAACCACTTTGCAAATATCTTAGTGAGGAAAGGCATCACTAAATAAGTGAGCAAACCTACGGTAATCGCCACCATAATTGCTTGGCGAAGCATAAACGGCAATACCCTCAAATGAGGCATCACTACAACCCCCAGCAATATACTGCAAAAATATACCCCCATCCAAACTAAAATGGCAGTCTTGTAACGTGGCGGTGGTTTTAGTGGTGTTTGACCGGGAAGAGAAACCAGATAATCTAACCCCGTTAAGATTTGTACATTTTCCACCTTTTGAGTCAAGGGTTCTGCGCGCTCAATCCAATGTTTACGAACCTCCGAATTCATCCAGTGTTGCAAGTGATGATAGCTATCAAATCGCAGAATAATTACATAGTCTGACCGTGTTCCAGGCTGAGGTCTCAAAATTGTGAGGCCGCAATGTCCTTCAAACTTCCGAGCATCAGCAGAAATTCCCTTGAGCCACTCTTCATAGCCCTGCTCCCGTCCCTTCCGCACAAAGTGAGAAATAACTGCTGTGACTTGTTGATTATCAAGTTGATTGTCAAGAAAGTTAGAAGTATCCATCAATATTATAGCTATTTTTAATTAGGTGAGGTACTTTTTTTTAGGGAGCAGGGAGCAGGGACTTCGGAGCAGGGACTTCGGAGCAGGGAGCAGGGAGCAGGTAATAGGCAATAAGCATGCTAGCCATCATGTTGGATAAGATCAGAATAATGCTAGATTCAGAATATGATTAGGATAATAAGTAATCGGATATAAATAAACGGAACAGTGTGAGCTTTTGTAAAGCTACCAAAAGTACCTTTCCGATTCCCGATTCCCGATTCCCGATTCCCGATTCCCTTGAAAACGTTTACGGCGGTTTGCATAACTATCAGGTGCGCTTGAACCATTAAGAATTTAATTCGCTACGGCTCGAACCTCAGGTACACAGGATTGTTTTCCCACTTCCGACTTCCCTGCTCCCTGCTCCGAAGTCCCTGCTCCCTGCTCCCTAAAAACCCAGAACGAAAGTACCTAATTGAATTGCAAACCGCTGTATTTAGCAACAACCACACATTAAACCACCCCAAAAACGAGATAGACTTCCTGACGTACTTAGGGGAGATAAATTAGAGAAATTAAATTTATGCTGGCTCTTGGAATTGGCGATTATAGAGAATGTTTGTCTGGGGTGTCTTAGAGAGACTAAACTAATCTTTGAGTCGTTGTGATAGCCACCATAATACTTAACAGGTGACCAATTGGGACTGATGGGTAAGGGTGGAGGGGATAGCTCGCTAAATTCCGCTGAACCATATACAGGGTTACCATCCACAATAGTTAAAACTGATTCGAGATGTTTAATTCTGTCTTCGGGTACAGAGAAATAGTCTTCTGACAAGACTGCTAAGTCTGCTAATTGACCTGGAACAATTGACCCTTTATTACCCTCTTGATTGGAGAACCAAGCAGCTGCCGTAGTATATAATCTCAGGGCATCCATGCGATTCAGGCGATTCGCTTCAGGGTAAAGTGGGGTTCCCCCAACAGTTTTTCCTGACACTAACCAGTACAGCCCTGGCCAAGGATTGTAACTAGCTACCCTGGTTCCATCTGTTCCCCCAGAGAGAGGAACATCCATGGCCATGATCTTTTTAATTGGAGGAGTGTGGCTCGCAGCCTCAGAACCATACCGGTTTATAAAATATTCTCCTTGAAAAGCCATGCGATGTTGAATGGCAATCCCTCCCCCTAAGGCTTTGACCCGCTCAATATTCTTCTCACTAATGGTTTCGGCATGGTCTAAAATCCAATGCATCCCTGCAAAGGGAACGTCCTGATTGACTTGTTCAAATACATTCAAAAACCGAGAGATAGATTGGTTGTAGGTAGCATGGAGTCTAAAGGGCCATTTATTAGCAGCAAGGAGTTTAATAACCTCGGTTAGGTCACCTTCCATAGTGGGATTGAGATCAGGGCGAGGTTCGGTAAAATCTTCAAAATCTGCAGCTGAGAAAACTAACATTTCCCCTGCACCATTGAGCTGATAAAAATCGTCTCCCTGACCAGGATTAGCAATTTTAATCCATCTTTCAAAATCCCCTTTCTCATTTCCTGGATTTTGAGTAAATAGGTTATAAGCAACCCTGACAGTCATCAATCCTTCTGCATGAAGCTTTTGGATAATTTGGTAGTCATCGGGATAATTTTGTCCACCACCACCAGCATCGATCACGCTTGTAATCCCCAGGCGATTCATCTCCCGCATATAGTGGCGTGAAGAATTGATTTGATCCTCTAAACCTAATCTTGGTCCTTGAGCGATCGCTGCATAGAGAATAGTAGCATTTGGTTTAGCAATGAGCATTCCTGTCGGATTGCCATTACTATCCTTTTCTATAACAGCACCAGGAGGTGGGCTCGTATTACGGTCAATTCCCAAAGACCTTAGAGCTGCACCGTTTAGTAAAGCACGGTTATACAGATTGAGAATAAAAACAGGTACGTCTTGAGAAACAGCATTAATTTCTGCCAACGTTGGCATGCGTCGTTCAGCAAACTGAAACTCGCTCCACCCGCCAATAACGCGCACCCACTGTGGTGCAGGGGTTCTCAGAGCCTGTTCTTTGAGCATCCCCAGGGCATCGGCTAAAGAAGGAACTCCATCCCAGCGCACCTCTAGATTGTAGTTCAAACCACCACGAATCAAATGAGTATGGCTATCATTCAGCCCCGGAATGACAGTACGGCGATTAAGATTGATGACCTTTGTTTTATCTCCCTTATAGGCCATCACTTCCTTGTCTGAGCCAACGGCGAGAAAACGATTACCTTTAATGGCTAAAGCTTCAGCAAAGGAACGCTTGTTGTCTTGGGTTGCAATCCGGGCATTATGAAGAATCCAATCGGCTTTTTTGCTGGTGTCAGGATTATTCTGTACCCAAGAGCTACATTTATGTAACAAATCAGTAGAAAATCCTGCTGCTAAGGCCAACTTGAAAAAATCTCGCCTTTTGGTCTTGTGGTAGTTTTCCATGATTTCAATCTTTAGTATAGCAATTCTACGACTTGTGAGGTACAAATTTCTGGTTTTTAGGGAGCAGGGAGCAGGGAGCAGGGAGTAGGTAAGAGAAACCCACCCCTAACCCCTCCCAGGAGGGGAAGGGAAGAGGGAAGAGGTAAAAAATAATGTGTACCTCATGAGTCCTAGAAACGTTATAAATCAATTACATCTGAAAAAGTCTGGGAGAGGACAAATTGCTTTTTGATCCACTCCCGTCCAGACATATAGCGCTACGCGCAAGGCAAAAGGCAAAAGGCAAAAGGCAAAAGTTAACGTGCATTAGCTTTTCAGCTTCTATCAATGTCCTAACTTTAATGCGTAGTGCTATAAAACCAATACTTTTCTACTTAATTATCTTGCCTTTAAAGTCACCACGCTGAGGTACTTTGTTTATCATCGTGTAGGCATAATCAATCCCCATGCCATAAGCTCCACTGTGTTCTTTAACTACCGATAAAATGGCATCGTAAGTCTCTTTTCTCGCCCAATCTCGTTGCCATTCCAGAGCAACTTGTTGCCAAGTCATTGGTACAACCCCTGCTTGCACCATCCGATCCATTGAGGCGCGGTGAGCCATTTCACTGGTGCCACCGCAAGCATCTTCGACCACATAGAGTTCGTAACTATCCTGCATCGCGGAAAAGGCACAGAGATTAATACAAACCTCTGTCCATAGACCAGATAGAATCAACTTTTTACGTCCTGTTACACCCACAGCATCTCGAACCTTTGGGTCATCCCAGGAGTTCATACTGGTGCGCTCTAGCAAATCATGCTCAGGATAAACATCAAGCAATTCAGGCCACATGTAACCGCTGAAACTGTCTGTCTCAACTGTGGTCAGAATGGTTGGAATATTAAATACTTTCGCTGCCTTGGCAAGGGCAACAACATTATTTTTCAAGAGTTGACGATCAATATTCACAACTCCAAAGGCCATCTGAGGTTGATGATCAATAAATAACAGAACAGAATTTTCCGGTGTGAGTAATTCAATCTTGCTCATGGTGAAAAACCTCTAATAGTTTGATAATTTTGAGTGATTTAAGGTGATTTAAGGCAAGTAATGGTGCAACGGTATGCCCCATGAGGGAATTTTGAGGGCATCCATGGAGTAAGATGACTGGTTCTCCTTCACCGCCGATCCGATAGTGGAGGTTGATATTGCCATTGACGACGGCAGGTTTATGTTTAAATTAGTTAAAAACTTGTCAGGACTTACGCATTTGCCCCCGTTGGTCCCCCAATTCTGGGGGACTTTGACATCATTCCCCCCCAAAATTGGGGGGCTAGGGGGGCGAAATAAACTTAACCACGTAAGTCCTGCTTGTATCACGATTTCTAGTTCTAACTAAGAATAGTGAAAAGGAACCTAACCTGACTTTGCATAAATCTTATTGTTTTGAACCCTTATAAAAATCCAGCCATCACTGGATTTTTATAGAATAGCCGTAATAATTCGATGGAAAGGTGGTACTGTTACTCCTGTATTCCTCCGATCCTAATCACTACTGGGATATCACTACTGCGATAATTTAGCTGTTACATCAACGAGTTTGGTGGCGATCGCCTGCACAGCCTTGAGCTGCTTCTCATCCTTGAGGTTACCCTGGTCATCAAAGGCCTGATAGGCTCCTGGAATCGCTTTTTGATCAGGAATCACCAAGACGCCAATCCCTTCTAAAATTGCGCGAACGTGAACTAATCCCCGCATTCCTCCTAAGCCACCTGGAGAGGTGGCTAATAGGGCTGCGACTTTGCCTTTAAAGCCACTGAGTGCCATCGATGCTTCCTCGGGATCTGGGCGCGAGGCCCAGTCAATGACATTTTTGAGCAGGGGCGTAATTGAGCCGTTGTACTCTGGACAGGAAATTAGGAATCCCTGATGGCTTTTCAGCAAAGCTTTGAACTGAAGAACTGTATCTGGCAGTCCCTCTTGAGCCTCCAAATCTTCGTTAAATATAGGCATGGGATAATCCAGCAGGTCTAGGTAGGTGACTTCGGCTCCAGCCACTTTAGCTTCCTCAGCAGCAATTTTGACCAGCTTTTTATTGAAAGATTCGATGCGGGCACTACCAGCAAAAGCCAGAATTTTTATGGGTTGAGACATGGTATCTGCTGATACTCCTATAGACTTGTATGGGCACGGTCACAGAAGAAATGGGCATACCCTGTACCCTTGCACAGGCAAAGGGCAACTTTTTGCTTCTGTGCAATTTCACATGTGACTCGGGTGAACTCCGTTCCTTGGTAGGTACCATGGCAAAAGGGTTCAACGGTCATCTTCTTAAATAATAGGCAAATTTCATATACCAAAGGGAACAGGGAGTAGGGAACAGGGAACAAAATTCTCACAATTCCTACACGGATTGCTATAGATATTGTTTCCCAGCAAAAATTGGATCAAGTACTTTTGAATAAAATGCTGATTTATTCAATATAATGCGTATCTATTGCCTCTATTTTAGAGTTTAATAAACCACAAATTTATTAGTTATAATTTCCCTTACTAAGTATAGAGTTTGCTAACAGAGTTGATGCTATAAATCACTTCATGTTTTGACTCCATGGAAGCTTATATGAATAGCTTATGTAGTAATTTTAATTTTGTCTAATATAATTTTTGGAGGGACTTGATACCTCTAAAGGTATGATGAGCAAAGGGAACAGGGAACAGGGAACAGGGAGCAGGGAGCAGGGAACAGGGAACAGGGAGCAGGGAGCAGGGAGCAGGGAACAAACATTCTCTCAATTCCTACACGGATTGCTATGTTTGTAAAAAAGACTGGAAGTGTGGGGAGTGGGCGCGGGGCGGGGGCGCAGGGAGTGTAGTGAAGCTGGTAGAGCGTTGGTCTTAGAGGCGCGAAGGATCCTCAAGCAGGTTGAGACAGCACGCCCGAAAATTGAAACAGGCAAGATGCCCGTTCCACAGGTGCGCTTTCCAGCCACCGGGTCAAACAGCATCCATTGAGATGCACCAGGAAATTTTATTATAATTTTTGCTAATTTAATAAAATAGAAAATAGTAGGTCAGTTTGCACCATGAAAGTCACAAATCAACTAGCACAATTAAGAGCTAATTCCGGAAATATCAGTTACGAAGAAATTTCTGAATCTACGGGAATCGATCGCCAAGAATTAAGGGAACTTGAAAATGGTGAAGCGAATGCGATGAAGCGAAGCTTCCGCTAAGAGCGATCGCTTTTACTACCCTCGCTCAACTCTGTGCTTTCTTTCACTGTAGTCCCAACGATTTATTGATAGTAGACTGGGAGGGGGAAGAAATAGCCCCACCTACCGCCGATGAAATAGAGAAAGCTTCACAGATAATCAAACAGGCATTTGCCTGTGCTGAGGCGATGCCACCCCGTTCTACGGAGGAAATTTGGGATAGTTTTGAAGGGACTATCGAGCGAATCTCATCGAGAAAATTCACCCTTGATTTTCCAGTTCATGTAGGGTAGGCAGTTCCTACTCTGGTAATAATTCCGGAACATCCGCGTCATCAAAGTTGATAACATCCCTCGCTACAATGTTGACCTCCTTGACCAGAGATAGCACAATATCTTCCAACTCCTCTGCTGTAATGATCTGATACATGTTCCAGACAGTGTCTCTGGCAAGTTCCATCGTTTCTTCAGGTGACAATCCAAATTTACCTTTGCGGGCGGGTAAGAGTACTTCCCCTATGGCTTCATACAAATCCTGGGTACTACCATATTGACTTTCAAAGTCTAAATCACCAATCGTTCCTTTCTCTTTCAAAAGGTTGACTGCATCGAATAAGCGGTGCATATACTTGGAAGCGCGATAAAATGTTGTGCCATCATCAACTTCTTGAGCAGTGTAATGACGGATGTTTTTAAGTAAATCTCCTAATTGTTCATTGACAGAATCAAGGATTTGATTCGGTGTCAATGCTGCTAGCACTTCTTGGTTTTTTCCTTGAATGCCCTCGACTACATGTAGAATTGTGCCTTTACTGTGATAGGCTTCACTCGCAAAGAATAAAGCGTTACTGAGCTGTCGTTCAACTTCGGCTTTGAGGTTTTGGGCTTCTTCACTATTTTGGTCAGGGAGGGCTGCCACTTGTGCTTGCAGTTCCCTAACTTGTAACATCCGATTGTTATAGAGTTCGTTGCTTTTTTCTAATACTAGGTCGGAGTTTGATTCTTCTTGGGCACGGATTTTATGGGAAAGTAAGAGTTGATTACGGAACTGTTCATGGCTTT includes:
- a CDS encoding antibiotic biosynthesis monooxygenase; its protein translation is MDTSNFLDNQLDNQQVTAVISHFVRKGREQGYEEWLKGISADARKFEGHCGLTILRPQPGTRSDYVIILRFDSYHHLQHWMNSEVRKHWIERAEPLTQKVENVQILTGLDYLVSLPGQTPLKPPPRYKTAILVWMGVYFCSILLGVVVMPHLRVLPFMLRQAIMVAITVGLLTYLVMPFLTKIFAKWLHS
- a CDS encoding amidohydrolase, whose protein sequence is MENYHKTKRRDFFKLALAAGFSTDLLHKCSSWVQNNPDTSKKADWILHNARIATQDNKRSFAEALAIKGNRFLAVGSDKEVMAYKGDKTKVINLNRRTVIPGLNDSHTHLIRGGLNYNLEVRWDGVPSLADALGMLKEQALRTPAPQWVRVIGGWSEFQFAERRMPTLAEINAVSQDVPVFILNLYNRALLNGAALRSLGIDRNTSPPPGAVIEKDSNGNPTGMLIAKPNATILYAAIAQGPRLGLEDQINSSRHYMREMNRLGITSVIDAGGGGQNYPDDYQIIQKLHAEGLMTVRVAYNLFTQNPGNEKGDFERWIKIANPGQGDDFYQLNGAGEMLVFSAADFEDFTEPRPDLNPTMEGDLTEVIKLLAANKWPFRLHATYNQSISRFLNVFEQVNQDVPFAGMHWILDHAETISEKNIERVKALGGGIAIQHRMAFQGEYFINRYGSEAASHTPPIKKIMAMDVPLSGGTDGTRVASYNPWPGLYWLVSGKTVGGTPLYPEANRLNRMDALRLYTTAAAWFSNQEGNKGSIVPGQLADLAVLSEDYFSVPEDRIKHLESVLTIVDGNPVYGSAEFSELSPPPLPISPNWSPVKYYGGYHNDSKISLVSLRHPRQTFSIIANSKSQHKFNFSNLSPLSTSGSLSRFWGGLMCGCC
- a CDS encoding hydrolase, producing the protein MSKIELLTPENSVLLFIDHQPQMAFGVVNIDRQLLKNNVVALAKAAKVFNIPTILTTVETDSFSGYMWPELLDVYPEHDLLERTSMNSWDDPKVRDAVGVTGRKKLILSGLWTEVCINLCAFSAMQDSYELYVVEDACGGTSEMAHRASMDRMVQAGVVPMTWQQVALEWQRDWARKETYDAILSVVKEHSGAYGMGIDYAYTMINKVPQRGDFKGKIIK
- a CDS encoding NADPH-dependent FMN reductase, which codes for MSQPIKILAFAGSARIESFNKKLVKIAAEEAKVAGAEVTYLDLLDYPMPIFNEDLEAQEGLPDTVLQFKALLKSHQGFLISCPEYNGSITPLLKNVIDWASRPDPEEASMALSGFKGKVAALLATSPGGLGGMRGLVHVRAILEGIGVLVIPDQKAIPGAYQAFDDQGNLKDEKQLKAVQAIATKLVDVTAKLSQ
- a CDS encoding CDGSH iron-sulfur domain-containing protein — its product is MRILFPVPYSLFPLVYEICLLFKKMTVEPFCHGTYQGTEFTRVTCEIAQKQKVALCLCKGTGYAHFFCDRAHTSL
- a CDS encoding helix-turn-helix domain-containing protein is translated as MKVTNQLAQLRANSGNISYEEISESTGIDRQELRELENGEANAMKRSFR